One stretch of Glandiceps talaboti chromosome 7, keGlaTala1.1, whole genome shotgun sequence DNA includes these proteins:
- the LOC144438092 gene encoding histamine N-methyltransferase-like: MEEKSPSWRKILTDLEHLEWYGRTFTVYTSHTDRQIKTDQFCTNVIPQIVMDNYSTSDTVDADRKSTVFKYLGIGSGAGMPDINILKEIKNSVTSIQATIVDPCQHLIDQFKQNIAKEGCHLHGVTFDFRLTTLEEYRNDCEGATFDCIAGINVLYYFDYLYETISWLHSVLTKNGTLVFLISDAESIFPRTWQASSALTSKNQKVVYYAMVEECLTKIGAQGVKRLNVTADIDITEFLEDISVEGDMLIDFIAHSVNFRATAPPTLVTSILKFWEGMAVKRDDRIYANNNFDFIVAKK, encoded by the exons atggaagagaAATCACCATCTTGGCGTAAGATTTTAACAGACCTAGAGCATCTTGAGTGGTATGGTCGAACGTTTACGGTGTACACCAGTCATACTGACCGACAAATTAAAACGGATCAGTTTTGCACCAACGTAATTCCTCAGATTGTCATGGACAACTACTCTACTTCAGACACAGTTGATGCAGACAGAAAATCAACCGTTTTCAAGTACCTCGGAATCGGCAGTGGTGCAG GAATGCCTGACATAAATATCCTGAAAGAAATCAAGAATTCGGTGACCTCAATACAAGCAACGATTGTTGACCCATGTCAACATTTAATAGACCAATTCAAACAAAACATCGCTAAAGAAGGATGTCACCTTCATGGAGTGACCTTTGACTTCAGGCTTACTACTCTAGAAGAATACCGGAACGACTGTGAGGGCGCAACTTTTGACTGCATCGCTGGGATAAACGTGCTCTATTACTTCGACTACCTCTATGAGACGATATCCTGGCTTCATTCAGTATTGACCAAGAATGGAACCTTGGTTTTCTTAATATCAGATG cGGAAAGTATCTTTCCTAGGACATGGCAAGCATCCAGTGCACTTACAAGTAAGAATCAAAAGGTTGTGTACTATGCTATGGTTGAGGAATGCTTGACAAAAATTGGAGCCCAAGGGGTAAAGAGATTAAATGTAACAGCTGATATTGACATCACCGAATTTTTAGAGGATATCTCAGTAGAGGGTGATATGCTGATTGATTTCATTGCCCACTCGGTAAATTTTCGAGCAACAGCGCCCCCAACATTAGTAACCAGTATATTGAAGTTTTGGGAAGGAATGGCGGTCAAGAGAGATGACAGAATTTACGCGAACaataattttgatttcatcGTGGCCAAGAAATGA